From a single Lolium rigidum isolate FL_2022 chromosome 7, APGP_CSIRO_Lrig_0.1, whole genome shotgun sequence genomic region:
- the LOC124673795 gene encoding peroxidase-like, translated as MASASCISLVLLVALAATASAQLSSTFYDTSCPRALATIKSGVAAAVSSNPRMGASLLRLHFHDCFVNGCDASVLLSGNEQNAPANAGSLFGFGVIDNIKTQLEGICKQTVSCADILTVAARDSVVALGGPSWTVPLGRRDSTSATGNTGDLPGPGSSLAQLQAAFAKKNLNTVDMVALSGAHTIGRAQCQNFRSRIYGGDTNINAAFATSLKANCPQSGGNGNLAALDATTANAFDNAYYTNLLSQKGLLHSDQVLFNNGSTDNTVRNFASSGAAFSSAFATAMVKMGNISPLTGTQGQIRLSCSKVNS; from the exons ATGGCATCTGCCTCTTGCATTTCTTTGGTGTTGCTGGTGGCTCTGGCCGCCACGGCGTCGGCGCAGCTGTCGTCGACGTTCTACGACACGTCGTGCCCCAGGGCTCTGGCCACCATCAAGAGCGGCGTGGCGGCCGCCGTGAGCAGCAACCCCCGCATGGGCGCGTCGCTGCTCAGGCTGCACTTCCACGACTGCTTTGTTAAT GGCTGTGACGCGTCCGTTCTGCTGTCGGGCAACGAGCAGAACGCGCCTGCGAACGCCGGTTCGCTGTTTGGCTTCGGCGTCATCGACAACATCAAGACCCAGCTCGAGGGTATCTGCAAGCAGACCGTCTCCTGCGCTGACAtcctcaccgtcgccgcccgTGACTCTGTCGTCGCC CTCGGCGGCCCGTCATGGACAGTTCCTCTCGGCAGACGGGACTCCACGAGCGCAACCGGGAATACCGGGGACCTCCCGGGCCCTGGCTCCAGCCTCGCACAGCTCCAGGCCGCGTTCGCCAAGAAGAACCTCAACACGGTGGACATGGTGGCGCTCTCCGGCGCGCACACCATCGGGCGGGCGCAGTGCCAGAACTTCCGGTCGCGGATCTACGGCGGCGACACCAACATCAACGCCGCATTCGCGACCTCGCTCAAGGCCAACTGCCCGCAGTCCGGCGGCAACGGCAACCTGGCGGCGTTGGACGCCACGACCGCTAACGCCTTTGACAACGCCTACTACACCAACCTGCTCTCCCAGAAGGGGCTCCTGCACTCCGACCAGGTGCTGTTCAACAACGGCAGCACCGACAACACCGTCAGGAACTTCGCGTCCAGCGGGGCGGCGTTCAGCAGCGCCTTCGCGACGGCCATGGTCAAGATGGGCAACATCTCGCCGCTCACCGGGACGCAGGGGCAGATCAGGCTCAGCTGCTCCAAGGTGAACTCGTGA